TTGGCAGGAGCATGGCCCTGTAGGCCTCGCTCACCTTGCCGCTCGGGTCGACGGGGACCCTGAAGGTATAGCCGTGCTTCTTGACGAAGCTTGCGGCCTTGTCCCTGGACTCGTAGTCGTTGACCGCCAGGACGACGAGCCCCCTGGATGCGAACTTCCTGTGGAGCGCCTCCATGGAGGGCATCTCCTCCTTGCAGGGCGGGCACCAAGTGGCCCAGAAGTTGAGGAAGACGACCTTGCCGCGCAGCTCGCTCAGCGTCACCGTGGCGCCGTCTACGTCGTCGAGCGTGAAGTCCGGGGCCTTGAAGGGCCCCATGCGCTCGACGCCGAGCTCGCGCCAGGGGTCGGCCCCGGCGGCGCCGGCGCCGGGACCTGAAATGAGTATGAGCGCCGCGACGAAGAAGGCGGCCGCGGCCCGCCTCGTCCGGGACATGTCAGTGCCCTCCTCCCCTCGCCCTGTACGACTCCGGCGTGCCGGGACCTTCGTTTATGAGCCGCTCTATGACGGCCGTGCTCAGGGGACTGGTCCAGTCCCTCGGCCCCCAGACCTTTTCGGCTATGACGCCGTTCTGATCGATTATGAATGTCTCGGGCACGCCGGTGGTCTTGTATATCTCCTTTACCCGGCTCTTCCTGTCGTGGAGCACCGGGAAGGTGAGCCCATACTTCCTGACGAAGGCCTCGACCACGTCGGGGCTCCCCGAATCGACGCTCACGGCCAGCATCTCAAGGCCCCTGTCCCTGTACTTCTCGTAGAGACGCTGCATGGAGGGCATCTCGTCCTCGCAGGGCTTGCACCAGGTGGCCCAGAAGTTGAGGAAGACGACCTTGCCGCGGTAGTCGGAAAGGCTCGCCTCGCCGGGTTTGCCCACGAGGGGCAGG
This genomic interval from Deltaproteobacteria bacterium contains the following:
- a CDS encoding TlpA family protein disulfide reductase, which encodes MSRTRRAAAAFFVAALILISGPGAGAAGADPWRELGVERMGPFKAPDFTLDDVDGATVTLSELRGKVVFLNFWATWCPPCKEEMPSMEALHRKFASRGLVVLAVNDYESRDKAASFVKKHGYTFRVPVDPSGKVSEAYRAMLLPTTFIIDRRGMVIGKATGARRWDGPEAFELFGELLKARGPHSGESP
- a CDS encoding TlpA family protein disulfide reductase, giving the protein MIEEEEKQVQGGSGWPAVAVVAVAVVAVIAYVVLQKQKFEPVVAGARALDFTLPLVGKPGEASLSDYRGKVVFLNFWATWCKPCEDEMPSMQRLYEKYRDRGLEMLAVSVDSGSPDVVEAFVRKYGLTFPVLHDRKSRVKEIYKTTGVPETFIIDQNGVIAEKVWGPRDWTSPLSTAVIERLINEGPGTPESYRARGGGH